The DNA segment GTCGGGACAGCGAGGAGCGCATCTGCCAAAATACGAGCGCGCTCCCCGCGAAGCTTGAGGTTCCACACACCCTCTTTCTCGCCCCTGGGAGCGCTTTTTCGCTACCTATTCAGGTGCAAGTTCTGAGGTCAAGGCTGACCTCCCCACTCGGTGACATCCATTTCCCCCGACAGCAGCCGAGGCAACAGCGCGTCGCGGAGGTGGGCAAGGCGGGCGGATTCATGGCAATGGTTGAGGATAAGTTGTGTCCATCCACTCGACCGCTCCTCAAAAGCGGCCATAACCGAGATGGGAGGAACCACGGCAAAAACGCTTTTCAGCGTATCCCGGGTGATCGTGTCGAAAACGGCGCCGTGAGTTCTGCGTTTAAGTTCCTCCACAGCCGCAAGCGTAGAAAAGTAGGTAAAGTTGATGCTACTTCCGTCACGTGGAAACAAGCCATAGCAAGACTGATTCATAGCTATCTCGACTGCCGTCAAGGCAACTTTGCCAACCGTTCCTCGCGCGGAAATGATTGTCGTGCCTACAGGAAGAAGCCGCGTTGACGAACTCTCCAGGCCCTTGTCCGTAATGGTCTTCTCCGTTTCAAGAACCCATATATTGCCGTCGCTTGGAACATCCACAACCGAGTACCAAGGAATCTGCCCGCCCCAGAACTCGGGGTTGGACGTTTTCGGGGTTCCACCGCCGAAGATTACGAGCCGCGAGTCAAAGGGCGCGTATCCCCACCCCCTCGGCACCTCCCGCCCGTCCACTTCCTCCATCTCGTTTGGGAACAACGCCGCCGTCTCCGCGTCCATCCCCTCCGGCATCTCGCCCCGCATCTTCGCCCGCACGGGGTCGAAGTCGATGAACCAGCTTTTGAACATAGCGCGGGCCATCTGCTCCAGCGTGCGGTTCATCCGCTGGTTGAGTTCGATCTTGTCGTCAAAGGCAGA comes from the Deinococcus planocerae genome and includes:
- a CDS encoding restriction endonuclease subunit S, yielding MGEIFAHDIIRDIEMDLVPVTDNEAAFYLQSGDLLFARQSLVLSGAGKSVIFLGTEPTVFESHLIRARPDKKTVDPKFLYYYFASPIGRQKIFSIVEQVAAAGIRGSDLANLELSLPPLPIQHQIAAILSAFDDKIELNQRMNRTLEQMARAMFKSWFIDFDPVRAKMRGEMPEGMDAETAALFPNEMEEVDGREVPRGWGYAPFDSRLVIFGGGTPKTSNPEFWGGQIPWYSVVDVPSDGNIWVLETEKTITDKGLESSSTRLLPVGTTIISARGTVGKVALTAVEIAMNQSCYGLFPRDGSSINFTYFSTLAAVEELKRRTHGAVFDTITRDTLKSVFAVVPPISVMAAFEERSSGWTQLILNHCHESARLAHLRDALLPRLLSGEMDVTEWGGQP